Proteins from one Entomospira culicis genomic window:
- a CDS encoding tetratricopeptide repeat protein has product MKQGIVRVWFVLGVNMLWLISSCATQSMESEIEQILNEYSATSSHGQRIAHLTTLSESQLWALLVDASEGHHYDRGLAIAVQLLEFQPENDSIYHEMGYFLTQKNRINPAIAMFQKAIYLNKENHAAHYNLGEIYLSQRKLSQAQAMLKQAHLIEPEEHLYAIQLAKLYVMQHYYEVALVLYLDIITQIESGKIALHAVSQAEYVMFVDVYYDTALVYLHGKDDATQADVYLKKYEALMPDDDDARVLRLQIEQRLTGGKE; this is encoded by the coding sequence ATGAAACAAGGGATAGTGCGCGTATGGTTTGTGCTGGGCGTGAACATGTTATGGTTGATAAGTAGCTGTGCCACGCAGTCGATGGAGAGTGAGATTGAGCAGATTTTGAACGAATATAGCGCAACCTCCAGCCACGGGCAACGCATCGCGCACCTGACAACCTTATCCGAATCCCAACTTTGGGCGCTCTTGGTAGATGCCAGTGAGGGGCATCACTACGATCGTGGCTTAGCGATTGCGGTGCAATTGCTCGAATTTCAGCCAGAAAACGACTCCATTTACCATGAGATGGGCTACTTTTTAACCCAAAAAAATCGCATTAATCCTGCCATTGCCATGTTCCAAAAAGCAATCTATCTCAATAAAGAGAACCACGCAGCGCATTACAATTTGGGTGAAATTTATCTATCGCAACGCAAGTTAAGTCAAGCACAGGCGATGCTAAAGCAAGCGCATCTCATCGAGCCTGAAGAGCATCTCTATGCAATTCAATTAGCTAAACTCTACGTCATGCAACACTATTATGAGGTAGCATTGGTGCTTTATCTCGATATTATCACCCAGATAGAGTCGGGGAAAATTGCTTTGCATGCTGTCAGTCAGGCGGAGTATGTGATGTTTGTCGATGTCTACTACGATACGGCGTTGGTCTATCTACATGGAAAAGATGATGCCACACAGGCAGATGTTTATCTCAAAAAATACGAGGCGCTTATGCCTGATGACGATGATGCGCGGGTGCTTCGGCTACAAATTGAGCAGCGATTGACGGGAGGTAAGGAATGA
- a CDS encoding tetratricopeptide repeat protein, translating into MRRAWFIALIWNSVVLMSGFANEPIEPIERIELAREAYRAGNYAQADRLYRDVVRFAPDVARYRFEHGMVYVALKRWTMAKSSMERAIALDPEHLLAHYNLAQIHLQMRKPALAKASYQRAIALRPDFVPAYINLANLLLKEKAYDEAQALYQAVVALDLGVADAYLGIAISAFYLDDFVMAEEYIEQFILQRPRDARGLHWQKIIADALQTPAMEDEINN; encoded by the coding sequence ATGAGAAGGGCATGGTTTATTGCGTTGATATGGAACTCTGTTGTGCTTATGTCGGGCTTTGCCAATGAGCCTATCGAGCCTATCGAGCGCATAGAGCTTGCTAGAGAGGCTTATCGTGCTGGTAATTACGCGCAAGCCGATCGCCTCTATCGGGATGTGGTGCGCTTTGCGCCAGATGTGGCGCGTTATCGCTTTGAGCATGGCATGGTCTACGTGGCGCTCAAGCGCTGGACGATGGCTAAGAGTAGTATGGAGCGTGCAATCGCGCTCGACCCAGAGCATCTCTTGGCACACTATAATTTAGCGCAGATTCATCTACAAATGCGTAAGCCCGCATTAGCGAAGGCATCTTACCAGCGCGCAATCGCACTGCGTCCAGACTTTGTCCCTGCCTATATCAATTTAGCTAACCTCCTACTCAAGGAGAAAGCTTATGACGAGGCTCAAGCGCTTTACCAAGCGGTGGTAGCTCTTGATTTGGGCGTTGCCGATGCCTATTTGGGTATAGCGATTAGTGCCTTTTATTTGGATGATTTTGTTATGGCAGAAGAGTATATCGAGCAATTTATCCTTCAGCGTCCACGTGATGCGCGCGGTTTACACTGGCAGAAAATTATCGCTGATGCCCTGCAGACACCAGCGATGGAGGATGAGATAAATAATTAA
- a CDS encoding glycine--tRNA ligase has translation MDKLISLCKRRGFIYQGSEIYGGLNGTWDYGPLGVELKRNIQQAWWKSMVGSHANIVGLDAAILMHPTVWKASGHVDNFSDPMVDCKACKQRFRADKIDPSAIANKKCPNCEGELTDPRQFNLMFKTHMGPVADADDSAVYLRPETAQGIFVNFKNVVDTTRQSVPFGIAQVGKAFRNEITTKNFIFRTAEFEQMEMQYFVKPGTDLAELEAWKTKRLNYYHQNLGILPENLRFHQHGKDELAHYAVDAYDIEYHYPFGWEELEGLHDRSDFDLRQHQEFSGKKLHYQDPITNEKYLPYVIETSAGLTRSVLITLMDAYEEQTLTMNEDGTIGDHRVVMHFHPNIAPIMAGIFPLMKKEGLDTIAQELTQELRDVFNVEYDASGAIGRRYRRMDEIGTPYCITVDHQTKEDNTVTLRFRDSMEQVRISKNDLVHHILKFNREYQRKP, from the coding sequence ATGGATAAGCTTATTAGCCTGTGTAAACGTCGAGGATTTATTTACCAAGGTTCGGAAATTTACGGCGGTCTTAATGGGACGTGGGACTATGGCCCTTTAGGTGTAGAGCTTAAACGCAATATTCAGCAGGCCTGGTGGAAGAGTATGGTAGGATCGCATGCTAATATTGTCGGGTTAGATGCTGCCATTTTGATGCACCCTACCGTCTGGAAGGCATCGGGGCATGTGGATAATTTTAGCGATCCGATGGTAGACTGCAAAGCCTGTAAGCAACGTTTTCGCGCTGATAAAATTGACCCGAGCGCGATTGCCAACAAAAAGTGCCCCAACTGCGAGGGCGAACTCACCGATCCACGCCAGTTCAACCTCATGTTTAAGACCCACATGGGGCCTGTTGCCGATGCCGACGATAGTGCCGTCTACCTTCGCCCCGAGACCGCGCAAGGAATTTTTGTCAACTTTAAAAATGTTGTCGATACCACCCGCCAGAGCGTGCCCTTTGGCATCGCCCAAGTAGGTAAGGCTTTCCGTAACGAGATCACCACCAAAAATTTCATCTTCCGCACCGCCGAATTTGAGCAGATGGAGATGCAATACTTCGTGAAACCCGGCACCGACCTCGCGGAACTCGAAGCGTGGAAGACCAAACGCCTGAACTACTATCACCAAAACCTAGGTATTCTGCCCGAAAACCTCCGCTTCCATCAACATGGCAAAGACGAACTCGCCCATTACGCCGTCGACGCCTATGATATTGAGTATCACTACCCCTTTGGCTGGGAAGAGTTAGAAGGGTTGCACGATCGTAGCGATTTTGATTTGCGTCAACACCAAGAATTTAGTGGAAAAAAGCTCCACTACCAAGATCCCATCACCAACGAAAAGTACCTACCCTACGTCATCGAGACCAGCGCTGGTCTCACCCGCTCGGTGCTCATCACCCTGATGGATGCCTATGAAGAGCAGACGCTCACGATGAATGAGGATGGCACCATCGGCGATCATCGCGTAGTGATGCACTTTCATCCTAACATCGCACCGATAATGGCAGGAATCTTCCCCTTAATGAAGAAAGAAGGGTTGGACACCATCGCCCAAGAGCTCACCCAAGAGTTACGCGATGTCTTCAATGTGGAGTACGACGCATCAGGAGCAATTGGCCGTCGCTATCGTCGTATGGACGAGATCGGTACGCCCTACTGCATCACTGTCGACCATCAAACCAAAGAGGACAACACCGTTACCTTGCGCTTTAGAGATTCGATGGAGCAAGTACGTATTTCCAAAAATGATCTTGTCCACCACATCCTCAAGTTCAATCGGGAGTACCAACGCAAACCTTAA
- a CDS encoding response regulator transcription factor — protein MNILLVDDEPTARDVVKAYLEREDYRVFVSENGKEALIYFYNEVVDFVILDLMLPDISGEEICREIRKTSNIPIIMLTAKSEESDRLAGLDLGADDYIVKPFSPKELVARIRTILRRVKPLAVQKELFYPPSLKIIPDEHRVIVDNEEVTLTKQELSLLLLMAENPGIVFTRAKMLDRAFDMAFDGDERTVDVHIKNLRRKIEPDSRKPIYIETVYGVGYRFTKASH, from the coding sequence GTGAATATTTTATTGGTGGACGATGAGCCGACTGCGCGTGATGTGGTGAAGGCTTATTTGGAGCGAGAAGATTATCGGGTCTTTGTCAGCGAGAATGGCAAAGAGGCGTTGATCTATTTTTATAATGAAGTAGTCGATTTTGTCATCTTAGATTTGATGTTGCCTGATATTTCGGGGGAAGAGATTTGCCGTGAAATTCGTAAGACGAGCAATATTCCTATCATCATGTTGACGGCAAAGAGCGAGGAGTCTGATCGGTTAGCGGGATTGGATTTGGGGGCGGATGATTATATTGTTAAGCCCTTTAGCCCCAAAGAGCTTGTTGCGCGAATTCGCACCATTTTGAGGCGAGTAAAGCCCCTTGCGGTGCAAAAGGAGCTCTTTTATCCGCCTTCGCTTAAAATTATTCCCGATGAGCATCGAGTGATTGTTGACAATGAGGAGGTTACGCTTACCAAGCAGGAGTTGAGTCTCTTGTTGTTGATGGCGGAGAACCCTGGTATTGTCTTTACGCGGGCGAAGATGCTCGATCGTGCCTTTGATATGGCCTTTGATGGCGATGAACGCACGGTGGATGTGCATATCAAGAATTTGCGTCGTAAAATCGAACCCGACTCCCGTAAGCCTATCTATATTGAGACGGTCTATGGTGTGGGCTATCGCTTTACCAAGGCATCGCATTAA
- a CDS encoding ATP-binding protein has product MRIFKRPLFELPLQVRMFIVFFAVIAVFALYTSYQFTKEINEQFQRYESVSRERSTADIVGYLEAVYQQDKSWNIRSGQASVRQSMLNGQVVTLLNDQREIIWRTTKQTGQIISPTTTQRRIPRGRRGAVEAPVFSFEVLDSEQYEIMEKPIRYNGWTVGYVVIASDLNSSLHPEGVDMQQYLLVSAMGTVFLGLVLAGITAMILSHLLSDPLRNLTHAAVEMQSGNLNHKIEDRSGTREIAQLTRALNFLAISLQEQRALRKRLTSDISHEIRTPLNALLALSEAYMDGVVEVGPESLLTFRAEILRLTSLVGELGKISDLEDDNLTLKKERIVVDDLLQDLAIVYEQLGLKSGLSFWSKIGSEQMIHADIDRFKQAVINLLSNAMKYTPSGGSVGLQTRVRDHQLIIEVVDTGYGVPDAEKELIFERFYRLEQSRNRGTGGVGLGLTLVKRIVDAHGWKIIVKNNTPQGSIFALFIPLKA; this is encoded by the coding sequence ATGCGTATCTTTAAGCGCCCGCTCTTTGAGCTTCCGCTTCAGGTGCGGATGTTTATCGTCTTTTTTGCGGTGATAGCGGTCTTTGCGCTCTATACCTCCTATCAATTTACCAAGGAGATTAACGAGCAGTTTCAACGCTATGAGAGTGTGAGTCGTGAGCGTAGCACGGCGGATATTGTGGGGTATTTAGAGGCGGTGTATCAACAGGACAAGAGCTGGAATATTCGTAGTGGACAGGCCAGTGTGCGTCAATCGATGCTGAATGGACAGGTGGTAACGTTGCTCAATGATCAGCGGGAGATTATCTGGCGAACGACGAAGCAGACGGGGCAAATTATCTCCCCAACGACGACGCAACGGCGTATTCCGCGCGGAAGAAGAGGTGCCGTAGAAGCTCCAGTTTTCTCCTTTGAGGTGCTTGATAGCGAGCAGTACGAGATAATGGAAAAGCCAATTCGCTACAATGGTTGGACAGTCGGCTACGTGGTGATTGCCAGTGATCTTAACAGCAGTCTCCATCCCGAAGGGGTGGATATGCAACAGTATCTCTTGGTGAGCGCGATGGGTACGGTCTTTTTGGGATTGGTCTTGGCAGGGATTACGGCGATGATCTTATCGCATTTATTGAGCGATCCTTTGCGCAATCTTACGCATGCTGCGGTGGAGATGCAGAGTGGTAATTTGAATCATAAAATTGAGGACAGAAGTGGCACACGCGAGATTGCTCAGTTGACGCGGGCGCTCAATTTTTTAGCAATCTCCTTGCAAGAGCAACGCGCACTACGCAAGCGTCTTACCAGCGACATTAGCCATGAGATCCGCACGCCCCTTAACGCGTTATTGGCGCTTTCGGAGGCTTATATGGATGGCGTTGTTGAGGTAGGACCCGAGAGCCTGCTCACTTTTCGGGCGGAGATCTTGCGCTTAACCTCGTTGGTGGGTGAGTTGGGTAAAATTAGCGACTTGGAAGATGATAATCTTACGCTCAAAAAAGAGCGCATTGTGGTGGACGACCTCTTACAGGATTTGGCGATCGTCTACGAACAATTAGGTCTCAAGAGTGGGCTTAGCTTTTGGTCAAAGATTGGAAGTGAGCAAATGATTCACGCCGACATCGATCGCTTTAAGCAAGCGGTTATTAATCTGCTGAGCAACGCAATGAAGTATACGCCTTCGGGTGGGAGTGTGGGGTTGCAGACGCGTGTGCGTGATCATCAGCTCATCATCGAGGTTGTGGATACTGGTTATGGCGTGCCAGATGCCGAGAAGGAGCTGATCTTTGAGCGTTTTTATCGTTTAGAACAGTCGCGTAATCGGGGTACGGGTGGCGTGGGGCTGGGACTCACCTTGGTTAAACGCATTGTTGATGCGCACGGCTGGAAGATTATCGTAAAGAACAATACGCCTCAAGGTTCGATTTTTGCCCTATTTATCCCGTTAAAGGCTTGA
- a CDS encoding GNAT family N-acetyltransferase, whose translation MMTQLRVASDGEVEQVVRLIMSAYKDYAYLICNSEEDDVVLTRMQELARHHEPLPMSLHTVRVMSDDAGHILGGFIAYPIVKIMQFYQSIYQALIDNGYFTTLDAPIKLSPRLMGILGADSTWMLPYANAYYLDAFTIEEHFRGKGLARPLMEYVKVRAKEEHCTSIVLLARENKVPFYQRLGFAKSQFLDGGIEEDFFVLHLPFA comes from the coding sequence ATGATGACACAGCTACGCGTAGCTAGCGATGGGGAAGTAGAACAGGTGGTAAGGTTGATTATGTCGGCCTATAAGGATTACGCCTATCTGATCTGCAATAGCGAAGAGGATGATGTGGTTTTAACGCGTATGCAAGAGCTAGCCAGACACCACGAACCCTTGCCGATGTCCCTCCACACCGTACGCGTGATGAGCGATGATGCTGGGCACATTTTGGGCGGATTTATCGCCTATCCGATTGTGAAAATTATGCAATTTTATCAGAGCATTTACCAAGCGCTTATCGACAACGGCTACTTTACCACCCTCGATGCACCGATTAAATTGAGTCCACGTTTAATGGGCATCTTGGGCGCCGATAGCACGTGGATGCTCCCTTATGCTAACGCTTACTACTTGGATGCTTTTACCATTGAAGAGCACTTTCGCGGGAAGGGGTTGGCACGCCCCCTGATGGAGTATGTTAAGGTGAGAGCTAAAGAAGAGCATTGCACCTCGATTGTGTTGTTGGCACGCGAGAATAAAGTGCCTTTTTATCAGAGACTCGGGTTTGCCAAGAGTCAATTCCTCGATGGCGGTATAGAGGAAGACTTTTTTGTCCTACACCTACCTTTCGCCTAA
- a CDS encoding ABC transporter ATP-binding protein has protein sequence MQEAHKNLLEIKSLSCSYTTRERATNLALNDISFMMPLGQNLGVIGESGSGKSSLIRSLAKLIPSESKQILFDGNRIDHLSQRDFNPLRKEMQLIFQDPHSSFNPYLSLQRSLLEPLRAFPTTITKSLWQEHIEEMVQEVGLSPSLLQRYPKELSGGMAQRMNIARALLLHPKLILADEPVSALDFVIQAQVIDLMAQLQARYHTNYLIISHSFPIIKALCPHIIILYKGRIVEYGATHNVMSNPIHPYTQQILLATRKPLSPISPQESEATLVHKGEEYYFHPHVQAQHFITLTIASNHGVGVYRT, from the coding sequence ATGCAAGAAGCTCACAAAAATTTACTAGAGATAAAATCCCTAAGCTGTAGCTACACGACACGCGAGCGTGCGACGAATCTTGCACTTAATGATATCTCTTTTATGATGCCTTTAGGGCAAAACCTTGGCGTGATTGGCGAATCGGGCTCGGGCAAGAGTTCGCTGATTCGTAGCCTAGCCAAATTGATTCCTAGCGAAAGTAAACAGATTCTCTTTGACGGCAATCGCATCGACCATCTAAGCCAGCGCGACTTCAACCCCTTGCGTAAAGAGATGCAACTGATCTTTCAAGATCCGCACAGCTCCTTCAACCCCTATCTCTCGTTACAACGCTCGCTGTTGGAGCCTTTGCGCGCCTTTCCCACTACCATCACAAAATCTTTATGGCAAGAGCATATCGAAGAGATGGTACAAGAGGTGGGATTATCTCCTAGCCTCTTACAACGCTACCCCAAAGAGCTCTCTGGAGGAATGGCACAACGCATGAACATCGCCCGTGCGCTGTTGCTCCATCCGAAACTTATCCTTGCCGATGAGCCTGTGAGTGCCTTAGACTTTGTCATTCAAGCACAAGTTATTGATCTAATGGCGCAACTTCAAGCGCGCTATCACACTAATTATCTCATTATTAGCCATAGCTTTCCGATCATTAAAGCACTCTGCCCCCATATCATCATTTTATACAAAGGACGTATTGTGGAGTATGGTGCGACCCACAACGTGATGAGCAATCCTATCCATCCTTACACCCAGCAAATTCTCTTAGCAACACGTAAACCTCTTAGCCCGATATCGCCACAAGAGAGCGAGGCAACGCTCGTACACAAGGGAGAAGAGTACTATTTCCATCCCCATGTGCAAGCGCAACACTTTATCACCTTGACCATTGCAAGCAACCATGGCGTGGGCGTTTATCGAACCTAA
- a CDS encoding ABC transporter ATP-binding protein, translating to MGVPLLHIENLGVTFDTHHGLIHASHSVNLTLHAGDILGIVGESGSGKSVSMMAVARLLPSYAQTSGSILYKNIPIHQLNHQAFKAYRGKKILYLFQDPLTALNPYLRVGKQLIETIRLHQKVDKSTAQAIAEKLLAKVHLTQSDRVMRLYPHQCSGGMRQRILLALALACQPEILIADEPTSALDAITAAQIMQLLDQLRKEEGLSIILISHDLPIVQAICSHISVFYQGTIIESNTKEAIIGQPQAPYTQALLHAMHQME from the coding sequence ATGGGAGTACCACTGCTTCATATCGAGAATCTGGGGGTAACCTTTGATACCCATCATGGACTCATTCATGCAAGCCATAGTGTCAATCTTACGCTACATGCAGGCGATATTTTAGGCATCGTGGGGGAATCTGGCTCCGGTAAGAGCGTCTCAATGATGGCTGTAGCGCGTCTACTGCCTAGCTACGCGCAAACCAGCGGATCCATTCTTTACAAAAATATCCCCATCCATCAGCTCAATCATCAAGCATTTAAAGCCTATCGTGGTAAGAAGATTCTTTACCTCTTTCAAGATCCGCTTACTGCCCTCAACCCCTATCTTAGAGTGGGCAAACAGCTCATCGAGACCATCCGTTTACACCAAAAAGTGGATAAGTCTACCGCCCAAGCCATCGCAGAGAAGCTACTGGCTAAAGTGCATCTCACGCAAAGCGATCGGGTGATGCGCCTCTATCCCCATCAGTGTTCGGGAGGAATGCGCCAACGGATTTTACTCGCCCTCGCCCTCGCCTGCCAGCCCGAAATCCTCATTGCCGACGAACCCACCAGCGCCCTAGATGCGATCACTGCCGCCCAAATCATGCAACTGCTCGATCAACTTCGTAAAGAAGAGGGCTTGAGCATCATTCTTATTAGCCATGATCTCCCTATCGTGCAAGCGATATGCTCCCACATTAGCGTCTTCTATCAAGGCACTATCATCGAGAGCAACACTAAAGAAGCGATCATAGGCCAGCCCCAAGCGCCCTACACCCAAGCATTGCTCCATGCGATGCACCAGATGGAGTAA
- a CDS encoding ABC transporter permease, whose translation MKALLRSTAIFGLAKFALRLLGALWLSYTLIFLVLHASGGQVISSDLPLSRQAQEALRKELFLDRPLHQQYFFYLKKIISLEWGYSIHNRQMPLHTILAYAMLITAVLAILAMLLTLPIALAIALIAYFHPTHWIRQVILILMLLLGSLPTLILVPIAFLWIIHFQPSLYGATMIWYHPPWLTILSIVMAIPYIAIFARILYTDLRFHPRQQYLAQYLAMGFSLPRTLWMLRSRMLLPINKYMGTAFAQLLSGSILLEEFFRLPALGTLSLQAIRNRDYPVVLLTSMAFTLIFLLLTQLSAYLHTRLDPRSRYP comes from the coding sequence TTGAAGGCTCTGTTACGATCAACTGCAATCTTTGGATTGGCTAAGTTTGCTCTGCGTCTCTTGGGGGCGCTGTGGCTGAGCTATACCTTAATCTTTTTGGTGTTGCATGCCAGCGGTGGGCAGGTGATTTCCAGCGATCTTCCCCTTAGCCGGCAGGCGCAAGAGGCGTTGCGTAAGGAGCTCTTTTTGGATAGGCCCTTGCACCAACAATACTTTTTTTATCTAAAAAAGATCATATCGCTAGAGTGGGGCTATAGCATCCACAATCGTCAAATGCCACTGCACACCATCCTTGCCTATGCCATGCTCATCACCGCCGTTCTGGCGATCCTAGCCATGCTTCTTACCCTACCCATCGCGCTTGCTATCGCCTTAATCGCCTACTTTCACCCAACGCACTGGATACGTCAAGTTATCCTCATCCTCATGCTATTACTAGGCTCGCTACCCACCCTCATCCTTGTCCCCATCGCCTTTTTGTGGATAATTCACTTTCAGCCATCGCTCTATGGCGCTACCATGATTTGGTATCACCCACCATGGCTAACCATCTTATCAATTGTTATGGCGATTCCTTATATCGCGATTTTTGCTCGCATCCTTTATACCGATCTGCGTTTTCACCCGAGACAGCAGTATCTCGCTCAATATCTTGCGATGGGCTTTTCTCTACCTCGCACGCTCTGGATGCTCCGCTCGCGTATGCTTTTACCCATCAATAAATATATGGGTACTGCCTTTGCGCAACTCCTTAGTGGCTCGATTCTTTTGGAGGAATTTTTTCGTCTGCCTGCCCTAGGTACGCTCTCGCTCCAAGCCATCCGCAACCGCGACTACCCCGTAGTGCTCTTAACGTCGATGGCTTTTACCCTTATCTTTCTCCTACTGACCCAGCTATCGGCCTACCTGCATACGCGCCTCGATCCGCGGAGCCGATACCCATGA
- a CDS encoding heavy-metal-associated domain-containing protein, with amino-acid sequence MQEYKFNVSGMSCGHCKKRVEEAALALASVVHAEVNLEQGTLVIRSEDALEERLIIDAIDEAGYDAVMQK; translated from the coding sequence ATGCAAGAATATAAATTCAATGTGAGTGGCATGAGTTGCGGACATTGCAAAAAACGGGTGGAGGAGGCAGCGCTTGCGCTTGCTTCGGTGGTGCATGCTGAGGTTAATCTGGAGCAAGGGACTTTAGTCATTCGCAGTGAGGATGCACTAGAAGAGCGTCTTATTATCGATGCTATTGATGAAGCTGGCTATGACGCAGTTATGCAAAAGTAA
- the thrS gene encoding threonine--tRNA ligase encodes MGNFDLATVRHSMAHVLAAAVQELYPTTLFAIGPAINEGFYYDMKLPVRLVLEDFPAIETKMREILGKNLAFVREEIAKEQALALFAHNPYKVEIIEELPADAVITIYRLGDFVDLCRGPHVESTADLSVDGFALLNLAGAYWRGDEKRDQLQRIYATAFASKAELDHHLTMLQEREKRDHRRIGKDLDLFSFHEEAGAGLAYWHPMGGRIRLVLEDFWRKEHIKHGYELIYTPHVGRSWLWETSGHLDFYKEGMYSAMDVDGQEYYAKPMNCPFHIMIYQNDKKSYRQLPCRWAELGTVYRYERAGALHGLMRVRGFTQDDAHIFCTPEQLADEVYAALQFSLHILSTFGFSKIQAFLSTQPKEKSVGEAHRWQEATDALRSALDRADLSFGVDEGGGAFYGPKIDLKIEDSMGREWQLSTIQLDFNMPERFKLTFIDRDGEAKRPYMVHRALLGSLERFFGVLTEHYAGAFPLWLAPIQVRIVPVSMKFVEYAQQVARYLGEADLRVSLDDGDDRMQAKIKRANELRIPYTIIVGGRDAENGTASMKIRGGVDKNDLSLAELRSYLVEKSVSKSLFL; translated from the coding sequence ATGGGTAACTTTGATTTAGCAACAGTGCGTCATAGTATGGCGCATGTTTTGGCCGCAGCGGTGCAGGAGCTCTATCCTACCACGCTCTTTGCGATTGGCCCTGCCATTAACGAGGGCTTTTATTATGATATGAAGCTTCCGGTGCGATTGGTTTTGGAGGATTTTCCCGCAATTGAGACCAAGATGCGCGAAATTTTGGGCAAAAATCTCGCTTTTGTGCGCGAAGAGATTGCTAAAGAGCAGGCGCTTGCTCTCTTTGCGCATAATCCTTATAAAGTAGAGATTATTGAAGAGCTTCCTGCTGATGCGGTGATTACAATTTATCGGTTGGGCGATTTTGTGGATTTGTGCCGAGGCCCGCATGTGGAGAGTACGGCGGATTTATCCGTAGATGGCTTTGCTTTGCTCAACTTGGCGGGTGCTTACTGGCGTGGCGATGAGAAGCGTGATCAACTGCAACGCATTTATGCGACGGCATTTGCAAGTAAAGCCGAGCTTGATCATCATCTAACTATGCTCCAAGAGCGCGAGAAGCGCGATCATCGACGCATTGGGAAGGATCTTGATCTCTTTAGTTTCCACGAGGAGGCGGGCGCGGGCTTGGCTTATTGGCATCCGATGGGTGGGCGTATTCGCTTGGTTTTGGAGGATTTTTGGCGTAAAGAGCATATTAAGCATGGCTACGAATTGATTTATACTCCGCATGTGGGGCGCTCTTGGCTTTGGGAGACATCGGGGCATTTGGACTTCTACAAAGAGGGGATGTATAGCGCGATGGATGTGGATGGGCAGGAGTATTATGCCAAGCCGATGAACTGTCCCTTTCATATCATGATCTATCAAAACGACAAGAAGAGCTATCGTCAATTGCCGTGTCGGTGGGCAGAGCTGGGCACCGTCTACCGCTATGAGCGTGCGGGCGCGTTGCATGGACTGATGCGCGTGCGTGGCTTTACCCAAGATGATGCGCATATCTTCTGTACGCCCGAACAACTCGCCGATGAGGTGTACGCTGCGTTGCAATTTAGCCTGCATATCTTGTCTACCTTTGGATTTAGCAAGATTCAAGCTTTTTTGAGTACCCAGCCTAAAGAGAAGAGCGTGGGCGAGGCGCATCGTTGGCAAGAGGCGACGGATGCGTTGCGATCTGCTTTGGATCGCGCCGATTTGAGCTTTGGTGTGGATGAGGGCGGTGGTGCGTTTTATGGCCCTAAGATCGATTTAAAGATTGAGGACTCGATGGGGCGCGAGTGGCAATTATCGACCATTCAACTCGACTTTAACATGCCCGAGCGTTTCAAGCTCACCTTCATCGATAGAGATGGCGAAGCAAAGCGCCCCTATATGGTGCATCGGGCGTTGCTGGGCTCGTTGGAGCGCTTTTTTGGCGTGCTTACCGAGCATTACGCGGGCGCATTTCCGTTGTGGTTAGCACCGATTCAAGTGCGTATTGTGCCAGTGAGCATGAAATTTGTGGAGTATGCCCAACAAGTGGCGCGCTATTTAGGGGAGGCTGATCTCCGTGTCTCTCTGGATGATGGCGATGATCGGATGCAGGCGAAAATTAAACGCGCTAATGAGTTACGCATTCCTTATACTATTATCGTGGGTGGGCGAGATGCCGAAAACGGCACGGCAAGCATGAAAATCCGTGGCGGGGTAGACAAGAATGATCTCTCTTTAGCGGAGTTACGCAGTTACTTGGTAGAGAAGAGTGTAAGTAAGAGTTTATTCTTGTAA